GATGATTCAATGACTGTTGAAGAAGCTATTAAAGCTGTTGATGCATCAATTGAAATTGTTGAGTATGTAAGATTCGAGCTTGGTGAAGGTATTGAGAAAAAAGAAGAAGATTTCGCTGCTGAAGTAGCTGCTCAAATGGGTAATTAAAAGAAATCCTACATAAAAATGAAGTCATAGTAATGAGTGAATCCCTAGAAGAACAATCACTCATTACTAATGATAAATCTAATATTTTGCTAGAAGCTAAAAATATCTCTCATAGTTTTGACTATAAACTTTTTGAAAACATTAATCTAGAAATAAAATCAAAAGAGTCAATTTCAATCATAGGTATGAGTGGTAGTGGGAAATCTACTTTTTTAAATATCTTATCTTCCTTACTAAATCCAAAATCTGGAGAAATTCTTTATAATAGTAAAAATTTATATACTTTAAAGAAAAAAGATCTTTTAAATATAAGAAGAGAAGATTTTGGTATAATATTTCAAGCACATTATTTGTTTCGTGGTTTTTCTGCAAGTGATAATTTAAATATTGCTACTTTATTAAGTGGAGAAAATATAGATAAAGATCTTTTAATAAAACTTAATATAGATTTTGTATTAAATCAAAGTGTTGGAGAGTTAAGTGGAGGTCAACAGCAAAGATTATCTATTGCTAGGGTTTTAACTAAAAAACCTAAAATTATATTTGCAGATGAACCAACTGGGAATTTAGATAAAGATACAGCAAAAATTGTTATGGATACTTTATTTGATTATATACATAATAATAATGCTGCACTTGTATTAGTTACCCATGAAGAAGATTTAGCTAAACAGTGTAATCACACTTATAAATTGGAAAATTTACAATTAAAGGAGTTAAAATAAAGAATGGATATAGTATTAATTACAAAAACTCCTATAATAGAAAAGATTTTTACTTTAGTATGTAAAAAATTAGATTTAAATTTAAATCTAAAAAACAATACCTCTTTTTCAGAAGAATTTGTTGATATTATTATTGTTGATGAAGAGTTTGTTAATGATGATTTTAATAATTTAAAAAAGCATACTAAAAAATTAGCTGCAATAACTAGTGAAGAACTACCTTTTGAGAAATCTAGAGATTTTATTATAAATAGACCATTTTTACCTACAGATTTAGAAGTATTGCTAAAAGAGCAAATTGAATATATAAAAGAAGATAATACCACTAAAGAAGATGTAAGAAATAGTTTTAATGAAGAAGAAGTTATTTCAAACTATGTCGAATCACTTGCTGATGATGTAGCTTATGATATTGAAGAAGATAATGATGAATCTATTGTAAGTGTTGCTTCTTTGAACATTGGTGGGGTATTAGATAATAATGAACTTCATAAAATAAGTGATATTTTACATGATGAAAATATTGAAAATGAAGTTACTGTCACTGAAAATGATTGGAAAGATATAAATGAAATTATAGATGATGCATTAAATGAAGTTAGTGATTATGAATTTGACTTCAATGAAAATAGTGATGAACCTATAAAAGTATTACTAAATAACTATAATATAGAAGAATTAAAACCCTTTTTACAGAAATTTAATCAAAATGTTATTGATAGATTATCTAATGGGGAAGAAATAGATGTAAGATTAAGCTTGAAGGTTAATAATTAATGGAAAAAAAAGGTGCTATTTTAATATTATCAGGACCAAGTGGTTGTGGAAAATCAACATTACTAAAAAAAGTTTATGAATATATAAATGATTATACCTTTTCAATATCAACAACAACAAGAGAACCTAGAGCTGGTGAACAGCATGGAGTTGATTACTTTTTTGTATCAAGAAGTGAATTTGAAGAAGATATTAAAAATGGACAGTTTTTAGAATGGGCTGAAGTTCATGGAAATTATTATGGAACTTCTTTAAAACCTATAAAAAAAGCTTTAGCTGAAGGAAAACTTGTTATCTTTGATATTGATGTTCAGGGACATGAAATAGTAAGAAAAAAGTTAGATAAAGTTGTAACTTCAGTATTTATTACAACTCCTACTTTAAATGAATTAGAAAACAGATTAAACAATAGAAATACAGATACAAAAGATGTAATTGAAAAAAGAATTGAAAATGCTAAATATGAAATTAAGTCTTTTCAAAAGTATGATTATTTTATAGAAAATGATAATTTAGAAGAAGCAAGTATGCAATTACTTTCAATTGCAAATATTGCTAGAATAAAAGCTACGCTTTTTGAAAAAGAAAAATTAATTAAAGAGTGGTTAGAAGACTAACCTTTCTTTTTAATCAATTTCATCATAACTTAAAGGTGCATTGAAGTAATAACCTTGGCAGTAGTCAACACCAATTTCTTTTATTTGATTATATATTTCTTCACTTGATACAAATTCTGCAACAGTAGAAAAACCAAATTTTTTAGCAAATTCATCAATAGTTCTTACAATAATTTTTTGATTTTTTGAAGAGTCAATATTTTTAATTAAAGAACCATCTATTTTTACAAAAGAGATATTTAAATTAACCAACATATTAAAGTTTGAATACCCAGCTCCAAAATCATCCACTCCTACTTTACAGCCATAGTTACCAACTCTTTCAATAAATTTAAATACTTCGGAAAAATCAGATATTTCTTCTGATTCTAGGATTTCAAATTCAAGTAAATTTGCAAACTCTTTATGTTTTTCAATTGTAGAATAAATATAAGACATTGTATTTTCACTAGCAATATCTTCAAAAGAGATATTAACAGCAACTCTTTTATTCTTTTTAGTAATTAAATTGAAAGCTTCATTAATCATTATTTTTATAATATTGGGATAAAGTTTGGCTTTTTTGGCTATATCTAAAAATTTAAAAGGACTAACAACTGTTCCATCTTCTTCTATATATCTAATAAGGGCTTCATACTTATAGACTTCTTTTGTTTGCGTATTTACAATTGGTTGGAAATAACCTTTAAAGTTGTCATTTTTTACACCTGTTTTAATCTTTTTAATCCATTTTATATTTTCTTCAAATGATTCTTGAATATTGAAAGAATCATCATAGATTAAAATTGGTTCAA
This genomic interval from Halarcobacter mediterraneus contains the following:
- a CDS encoding ABC transporter ATP-binding protein, encoding MSESLEEQSLITNDKSNILLEAKNISHSFDYKLFENINLEIKSKESISIIGMSGSGKSTFLNILSSLLNPKSGEILYNSKNLYTLKKKDLLNIRREDFGIIFQAHYLFRGFSASDNLNIATLLSGENIDKDLLIKLNIDFVLNQSVGELSGGQQQRLSIARVLTKKPKIIFADEPTGNLDKDTAKIVMDTLFDYIHNNNAALVLVTHEEDLAKQCNHTYKLENLQLKELK
- the gmk gene encoding guanylate kinase; protein product: MEKKGAILILSGPSGCGKSTLLKKVYEYINDYTFSISTTTREPRAGEQHGVDYFFVSRSEFEEDIKNGQFLEWAEVHGNYYGTSLKPIKKALAEGKLVIFDIDVQGHEIVRKKLDKVVTSVFITTPTLNELENRLNNRNTDTKDVIEKRIENAKYEIKSFQKYDYFIENDNLEEASMQLLSIANIARIKATLFEKEKLIKEWLED